Proteins encoded by one window of bacterium:
- a CDS encoding right-handed parallel beta-helix repeat-containing protein: MKRIILCVMLLCAIPALTHSQGAVSIDQVNTLVSNYAIQAGQPARFVFRFDNTTNLRCNVSNGFKVSTPDGAVWDSVTIDSAGINSGGENQFVSYFDIVFAMWGGVIKGGDGINPDTVGMLGAGMPTRPNQGMPETFNDTVVALTIWMHDNASIDKHICIDSSFWGAGGTWVWVSSSLIDYFPTYAGLPGQTYSAGSGPDRDGSGFCFAIGDRIVPGADTLRVPSEVSTIQEAVDAINPNGTILVSPGTYTETITITGKKVFLKSVHGALSTTITNADNQHLVTFIGPETNGSLLEGFTLQGGYMGVWCQDAAPTIRRNLLRSQHATSWAAIVLSGVGWGTIGTSPAQIINNTIFGNSGGGISSFSTAAPVIKNNIIANNVKYGIHIQDDMDPQVDPSYNDVFGSPVLYYNVPNPGVGTISADPLFAGDFTLTESSPCINAGDPSPLYNDPDSSRNDMGAFPFDGSVEPPVGDTLRVPAQYTTIQDAINAASNGQVVLVSRGTFYGGFNFNGKLIKVVSTEGPLATLIVPPIVNGQSLLIDLVTFDHGENSQAVIEGFRFEAGRIAVLCLNSGPTIRRNIFKSQKVNNWAAISLAGSWNGVYASEGPAPAIIENNTIMNCENGGISTFSSVAPVIRNNIIYGNHAYGIHKQSSSLPLVMAYNDIFGNPDGDYNVEDYGPGALAAEPRVDNNGILSPNSPCIDAGDPDPSYNDPDGSRNDMGALPYSGIIPPLSDTVYVPTDFPTISAAVQGINSGTILVLPGTYIEAIEFGYRQYIIKSTEGPLVTTLTNDNQHDLMVLSGASGCVIEGFTFDGGRAGIRCANSNPLIRNNIFKNQTYTDWAAIILSGWGYGQTGTSGATIINNTIVNSSGGGISSFSTDAPIIRNNIIANNAKYGIHIDGGGPNDVSYNDVYGNQVAYYNVADPGPGHLAVDPMFNPNYTLAPGSPCINAGDPDSIYNDPDGSRNDMGAVPFGGGQPNELFNLVQWRAADGGNDHWYAVIPQKLYWVEADLKAKTYSAGGYSGHLATISTNLENEFITDHVLIGANQNNRFDNFFIGGRDINGAWSWITGEPWGYTNWSNGEPNNNGIETALCMYGHYDTYSYATPGTWNNSLPDGTVNQLHQYWSVVEFGPNDTVVVDEPIATNEWISVFCASPHLDGQTIPGGSIIRAFDPQGVLCGKATVRADGSFGFMLVYRDDQYTATDEGAIPGDKISFTINGEMVVVSPAIYWTTNGDQFQGCSFERKACITLHLQEGWNLVSWNVGWSGMPRQLLAPIVGCVEFVLAFDNGGLVYDPQLERFSTLTRVDYMHGYWIKMNCAADLEICGEPLDNIPGIPVDRGWNLVSYLPSYNLEPYTAFFTVGDFLEVAIGYDNGAKVYMPSNPGFSTLTTLEPGFGYWIRLSEEGILAYGLIPADNDESHQPLAQSNGEAEPFGSRVWMSLYGDGLRLNGQPLANNSTIEVFTPEGELVGSGVYLNGVLKFMPVYGFDGDNASARLAVLDDQLTLKVNGIEVVEQIRWTGNGTSVQLGALTTSGLPTTFALEQNYPNPFNPATTIAFAVPKHQHVRLVVFNLLGQEIRTLTDQVYDAGRYEVVWDGRDTGGDQVPTGLYFYRFESSDISMTKKMLLLK, from the coding sequence ATGAAGCGGATCATCTTGTGCGTTATGTTGCTCTGCGCCATTCCGGCGTTGACCCATAGCCAGGGAGCGGTATCGATCGATCAGGTCAATACCCTCGTCTCGAATTATGCGATCCAGGCTGGTCAGCCGGCTCGCTTTGTATTCAGATTCGATAACACGACTAACCTTCGCTGCAACGTGTCGAACGGATTTAAAGTGTCGACACCGGATGGAGCTGTCTGGGACAGCGTCACGATCGATTCGGCCGGCATAAATTCCGGCGGTGAAAATCAATTCGTCAGTTACTTCGATATCGTATTTGCCATGTGGGGAGGCGTCATCAAAGGTGGCGATGGGATCAATCCGGATACCGTCGGCATGCTTGGCGCCGGCATGCCCACTCGACCCAATCAAGGGATGCCTGAAACATTCAATGATACTGTTGTTGCGCTGACAATTTGGATGCACGACAACGCTTCGATAGATAAACATATCTGCATAGATTCTTCATTCTGGGGAGCCGGTGGGACCTGGGTCTGGGTCAGTAGTTCGCTGATCGATTATTTCCCGACATACGCTGGTCTACCGGGACAGACCTATTCTGCCGGAAGTGGGCCGGACCGCGATGGCTCCGGATTCTGCTTTGCGATCGGGGATCGGATAGTGCCAGGCGCGGATACGCTGCGTGTGCCATCTGAAGTCTCGACGATCCAGGAGGCAGTCGACGCGATCAATCCGAATGGAACGATCCTGGTAAGTCCCGGCACGTATACCGAAACAATCACGATCACCGGAAAGAAAGTATTCCTCAAATCGGTGCACGGCGCCTTAAGTACGACAATCACCAACGCAGACAATCAGCATCTGGTGACGTTTATCGGGCCGGAAACCAACGGCTCACTGCTCGAGGGATTTACTCTTCAGGGCGGCTATATGGGAGTCTGGTGTCAGGACGCGGCGCCGACCATCCGTCGAAACCTGCTCAGGAGTCAGCATGCGACTAGCTGGGCGGCGATCGTCCTGAGTGGAGTTGGATGGGGAACGATCGGCACTTCACCGGCTCAGATCATCAACAATACGATCTTCGGCAATTCCGGCGGCGGCATCTCGAGTTTTTCAACCGCCGCGCCGGTTATCAAAAATAACATCATAGCGAACAATGTGAAATACGGCATTCATATTCAGGATGACATGGATCCTCAGGTGGATCCATCGTACAATGATGTCTTCGGGAGTCCGGTGCTTTACTATAATGTGCCGAATCCGGGAGTTGGGACGATCAGTGCCGACCCGCTGTTTGCGGGCGACTTCACCTTGACGGAATCTTCACCTTGTATCAACGCCGGCGATCCGAGTCCGCTCTACAATGATCCGGATAGTTCACGCAATGATATGGGAGCATTCCCATTCGACGGTTCGGTTGAACCGCCGGTCGGCGACACACTTCGCGTGCCTGCGCAGTATACGACCATTCAGGATGCGATCAATGCGGCGAGTAACGGGCAGGTGGTTTTGGTTTCCCGCGGGACTTTTTACGGTGGCTTCAATTTCAATGGGAAGCTGATCAAGGTGGTGTCGACCGAGGGACCCCTGGCAACTTTGATTGTCCCACCGATCGTGAATGGACAGTCACTCCTCATTGACTTGGTAACATTCGACCATGGAGAGAACAGTCAGGCGGTCATCGAGGGATTCAGGTTTGAGGCAGGTAGAATTGCGGTACTTTGTCTCAATTCGGGTCCGACCATCCGTCGGAACATATTCAAGAGTCAGAAGGTGAACAACTGGGCGGCGATCTCGTTGGCCGGAAGTTGGAACGGTGTCTATGCGTCAGAGGGCCCCGCGCCAGCCATCATCGAGAATAATACCATTATGAATTGCGAGAATGGTGGTATCTCTACCTTCTCGTCAGTGGCTCCGGTGATCCGAAACAATATCATATATGGCAATCACGCCTACGGTATTCACAAACAGAGTTCTTCCCTGCCGCTCGTGATGGCGTACAATGATATCTTTGGGAATCCGGATGGAGATTACAATGTTGAAGACTACGGCCCCGGCGCACTTGCCGCCGAACCACGAGTTGACAACAATGGAATTCTCTCTCCCAATTCTCCATGTATTGATGCCGGCGATCCCGATCCGTCATACAATGATCCTGACGGCTCTCGCAATGACATGGGAGCACTACCCTATTCCGGCATTATACCTCCGCTGTCAGATACCGTCTATGTGCCGACCGATTTCCCGACAATTTCGGCAGCGGTCCAGGGGATCAATTCAGGAACAATTCTCGTGTTGCCCGGCACTTACATCGAGGCGATAGAATTCGGGTATAGACAGTACATTATCAAATCGACAGAGGGCCCTCTTGTTACGACCTTGACCAACGACAACCAGCATGACTTGATGGTGTTATCGGGAGCTTCCGGGTGCGTGATCGAAGGGTTCACGTTTGATGGAGGTCGAGCCGGAATTCGCTGTGCCAACTCCAATCCGCTCATTCGTAATAATATCTTCAAGAATCAGACCTACACCGACTGGGCCGCGATCATTCTAAGCGGTTGGGGATATGGTCAGACTGGGACTTCCGGTGCGACAATCATCAACAATACGATCGTCAATAGTTCGGGCGGCGGAATTTCGTCATTCTCCACCGACGCACCGATCATCAGAAACAATATCATTGCCAATAATGCCAAATATGGGATCCACATCGATGGCGGCGGGCCGAATGATGTTTCGTACAACGACGTGTACGGAAACCAGGTGGCATATTACAATGTCGCAGACCCTGGACCAGGGCATCTGGCGGTCGATCCGATGTTTAATCCGAATTACACGCTGGCACCTGGTTCACCCTGCATCAATGCAGGTGACCCCGACTCGATCTACAATGATCCCGATGGCTCGCGCAACGATATGGGGGCGGTGCCGTTCGGCGGCGGCCAGCCGAACGAGCTGTTTAATCTCGTGCAATGGCGAGCTGCCGATGGCGGCAATGATCACTGGTACGCGGTCATCCCGCAGAAACTCTATTGGGTGGAGGCGGACCTGAAGGCAAAAACATACAGTGCCGGCGGATACAGTGGACATCTCGCCACGATCAGCACCAATCTGGAGAATGAGTTCATCACCGACCATGTCCTGATCGGGGCGAATCAGAATAATCGGTTCGACAATTTCTTTATCGGCGGACGCGACATCAATGGCGCGTGGAGCTGGATCACGGGCGAACCATGGGGTTACACTAACTGGTCGAACGGCGAACCAAACAATAACGGCATCGAGACCGCGCTTTGCATGTACGGTCACTATGACACGTACTCCTATGCGACACCGGGCACCTGGAACAACTCTCTGCCGGACGGCACAGTGAATCAGTTACATCAGTACTGGTCAGTGGTTGAGTTTGGACCGAATGACACGGTGGTCGTGGACGAGCCAATCGCCACCAACGAGTGGATATCCGTTTTCTGTGCATCGCCGCATCTGGATGGCCAAACCATTCCGGGCGGTTCTATTATCCGGGCATTCGACCCGCAAGGTGTGCTGTGTGGTAAAGCGACTGTGCGAGCCGATGGATCCTTTGGATTTATGCTGGTGTATCGTGACGACCAGTACACAGCAACGGATGAAGGGGCGATACCCGGAGATAAAATCAGCTTCACTATCAATGGTGAGATGGTGGTTGTCTCCCCTGCCATTTACTGGACCACCAACGGTGACCAATTCCAGGGCTGTTCCTTTGAGCGCAAAGCCTGCATCACCCTGCATCTGCAGGAGGGCTGGAATCTGGTCTCCTGGAATGTCGGATGGAGTGGCATGCCTCGTCAGCTCCTTGCGCCGATAGTTGGATGCGTGGAATTTGTCCTGGCGTTTGACAATGGCGGACTTGTTTATGATCCGCAGTTGGAGAGGTTCTCAACGCTCACTAGAGTGGACTATATGCACGGCTACTGGATCAAGATGAACTGCGCGGCAGATCTGGAGATCTGCGGTGAGCCTCTTGACAACATACCCGGTATCCCGGTCGATCGCGGCTGGAATCTGGTAAGCTACCTACCATCGTACAACCTTGAACCGTACACCGCATTCTTTACAGTCGGGGATTTCCTCGAAGTTGCGATCGGATATGACAATGGTGCGAAAGTCTACATGCCGTCGAATCCGGGTTTCAGCACCCTGACCACGCTTGAGCCAGGATTCGGTTATTGGATCAGACTCTCTGAAGAGGGGATACTTGCTTATGGACTGATCCCGGCCGATAACGATGAGTCACATCAGCCGCTCGCCCAGTCAAATGGCGAGGCGGAGCCGTTCGGATCACGAGTCTGGATGTCGCTTTATGGCGATGGCCTGAGACTCAATGGTCAGCCACTGGCGAACAATTCGACGATCGAGGTCTTCACGCCGGAGGGTGAATTGGTCGGAAGCGGCGTATATCTGAATGGCGTACTCAAATTCATGCCAGTGTATGGATTTGATGGCGATAATGCTTCGGCGCGGTTGGCTGTCCTCGATGACCAACTCACTCTCAAGGTGAATGGGATTGAGGTCGTAGAACAGATTCGTTGGACCGGCAACGGGACATCGGTGCAACTTGGCGCGCTGACGACTTCAGGTCTGCCGACGACTTTTGCTTTGGAGCAGAACTATCCGAACCCGTTCAACCCGGCGACAACCATTGCGTTTGCGGTACCGAAACATCAGCATGTGCGTCTGGTGGTCTTCAATCTCCTGGGTCAAGAGATCCGGACACTGACTGACCAGGTGTATGATGCCGGCCGCTACGAAGTGGTGTGGGATGGACGAGATACCGGCGGTGATCAGGTGCCGACGGGTCTCTATTTCTATCGCTTTGAATCAAGCGACATCAGTATGACCAAGAAGATGCTGCTGCTCAAGTAA
- a CDS encoding DUF2238 domain-containing protein, with product MTEPRGKGAANPHLRYLTILGILFGILWIFLAISPHDRKDWALENLLAVILVVLLAVTARRFPFSRVSYTLLFLFLCLHEVGAHYTYALVPYDQWFEAIFGRTWNSIMGWERNHFDRLVHLSYGLLLAYPIREMFHRVAAVRGFWGYFLPLDVTMSTSMLFELFEWGAAEFFGGDLGVAYLGTQGDIWDAHKDMALASLGAVIAMTVTAGINLYLQRDFGREWAESLRVKHAGPLGEEEIKRMLRRKK from the coding sequence ATGACTGAACCACGCGGAAAAGGTGCGGCTAATCCTCATCTCCGTTATCTGACAATTCTGGGGATTCTTTTCGGGATCCTCTGGATCTTCCTGGCGATCTCGCCGCACGATCGCAAAGACTGGGCGCTGGAAAATCTGCTGGCCGTGATCCTGGTCGTTCTTCTGGCAGTCACCGCCAGACGATTCCCTTTTTCGCGGGTCTCATACACCCTGCTGTTCCTCTTCCTCTGTCTCCACGAAGTGGGGGCGCATTACACCTACGCTTTGGTACCATACGATCAATGGTTTGAGGCGATTTTCGGACGGACCTGGAACAGCATCATGGGGTGGGAACGCAACCACTTTGATCGGCTCGTCCACCTCTCGTATGGTTTGCTGTTAGCATATCCGATCCGCGAGATGTTTCACCGCGTCGCTGCGGTCAGGGGGTTCTGGGGATATTTTCTGCCACTCGATGTTACCATGTCGACCTCCATGCTTTTCGAGCTGTTTGAGTGGGGAGCCGCGGAGTTTTTTGGGGGAGACCTGGGCGTCGCTTACCTCGGCACGCAGGGTGACATTTGGGATGCTCACAAGGATATGGCTCTCGCCAGCCTGGGCGCGGTGATCGCCATGACAGTCACCGCCGGTATCAATCTCTATCTTCAGCGGGACTTTGGACGCGAGTGGGCCGAAAGCCTGCGGGTCAAACATGCCGGTCCGTTGGGTGAGGAAGAGATCAAGCGGATGTTGCGCCGAAAGAAGTAA
- a CDS encoding T9SS C-terminal target domain-containing protein, whose protein sequence is MLRKLFMAVFVLMLPVLAFGQLSEAGKPVKVVTDADITGTTVWSRDTIWNMSGFVYVENGEILIIEPGTIIKGDPGTAENATALIVAKGGKIYAEGTPTSPIIFTSISDDVDDPNDIPLGSAGRGLWGSVIILGDARLNTASGTAQIEGIPGTEVRGNYGGTDDNDNSGVFRYVSLRHGGSIIGAANEINGLTMGGVGRGTVIDHVEAYQNLDDGFEFFGGTVNTSHLATIFCDDDGFDWDFGFTGTGQFWFVLKDSVLPSSGSRAFEIDACTSPATPATPAILSQPYISNATAIGSDADVVESDNDYAISYRTGTAGRIYNSIFTDFSNRAIDLPNASQVYIGNELKLVNNIFFGFKNYTIVDSLVRDADQIADVAPYLSANNDLFVNPGLGGISRTNSGDLDPRPSGAAATGGVAVPGADDPLGLISDVAYQGAFHPTDAPWICHWTATSFCGILAPCAALAECDCITEAGKPVALFTDADMVGTINWTKDTVINLSGFVYVENGEQLIIGPGTVIKGDPGTAENATALIVARGGKIYGEGAADCPIVMTSITDDVDNPTDIPLGASGRGLWGSLIVLGDARLNTASGTAQIEGIPGTETRGNYGGTDDDDNSGVLRYVSLRHGGSIIGAANEINGLTMGGVGRGTVVDHIEAYQNLDDGFEFFGGTVNAKYLVNAFCDDDGFDWDFGFSGTGQYWFTIKDASLPSSGSRAFEIDACTSPATPATPAILSQPYISNVTAIGSGAASGETDNDYAISYRSGTAGRIYNSIFVDFAQRAIDLPNASQVYIGNELKLVNNVFNGFKNFTIVDSLVKDADQIADVAPYFSANNDLFIDPKLRGISRTQNNGLDPRPGTAFPAATGGIAVPGADDPQGLIDDVTYQGAFNPSVTLANSWLGGWTFLYCGDHLGEQANPPAGCCIGTTGNVNKSVAETPDLSDLSLMISYLTVTPKPTLPCAAEANVNGSVAVVPDLSDLSLLISYLTVTPKPALPNCP, encoded by the coding sequence ATGTTGCGTAAATTATTCATGGCTGTCTTTGTTCTGATGTTGCCTGTTCTTGCTTTCGGGCAACTGTCAGAAGCGGGCAAGCCGGTTAAAGTCGTGACCGATGCCGATATCACCGGCACGACCGTCTGGTCGCGGGACACGATCTGGAATATGTCCGGGTTCGTGTATGTTGAAAATGGTGAGATCCTGATCATCGAGCCCGGCACGATCATCAAAGGTGATCCGGGTACGGCTGAAAACGCCACCGCGTTGATCGTCGCCAAAGGCGGCAAAATCTACGCCGAAGGAACCCCGACCAGCCCGATCATCTTCACCTCGATCTCCGACGATGTTGATGATCCGAATGACATACCGCTCGGCTCGGCCGGTCGCGGTCTGTGGGGTTCAGTTATTATTCTTGGCGACGCCCGCCTGAACACCGCCTCCGGTACTGCGCAGATCGAAGGTATCCCTGGTACCGAAGTTCGCGGTAACTACGGTGGCACTGACGACAACGACAACAGCGGCGTCTTCCGCTACGTCTCGCTCCGTCATGGTGGTTCCATCATCGGTGCTGCCAACGAAATCAACGGCCTCACCATGGGTGGCGTTGGTCGTGGCACTGTCATCGACCACGTCGAAGCCTATCAGAATCTTGATGACGGTTTTGAGTTCTTTGGTGGTACGGTCAATACCTCCCACCTCGCCACCATCTTTTGTGATGATGATGGCTTCGACTGGGATTTCGGTTTCACCGGTACGGGCCAATTCTGGTTTGTGCTGAAGGATTCAGTCCTTCCGTCCTCCGGTTCGCGTGCATTTGAAATCGATGCTTGCACGTCGCCGGCCACTCCGGCGACACCGGCCATCCTGTCGCAGCCGTACATCTCCAACGCCACCGCCATCGGTTCCGATGCTGACGTCGTCGAGTCCGACAACGACTATGCGATCTCTTATCGCACCGGTACGGCTGGCCGCATCTACAACTCTATCTTCACCGATTTCTCGAATCGTGCGATCGACCTTCCGAACGCCAGCCAGGTTTACATTGGGAACGAGTTGAAGCTGGTCAATAACATCTTCTTTGGCTTCAAGAATTACACCATCGTTGACTCGCTGGTTCGTGACGCCGATCAGATCGCTGATGTCGCTCCGTACCTCTCCGCGAACAACGACCTGTTCGTCAATCCGGGCTTGGGTGGCATCAGCCGCACCAATTCCGGTGATCTCGATCCGCGCCCGTCCGGCGCCGCCGCCACCGGTGGTGTTGCCGTTCCGGGCGCTGACGATCCGCTTGGTCTGATCTCGGATGTCGCCTATCAGGGCGCGTTCCATCCGACCGATGCTCCGTGGATCTGCCACTGGACCGCTACTTCCTTCTGCGGTATTCTCGCCCCCTGCGCGGCTCTGGCCGAGTGCGACTGCATCACTGAAGCCGGCAAGCCGGTCGCCCTGTTTACCGATGCCGACATGGTTGGCACGATCAACTGGACGAAGGACACGGTCATCAATCTCTCTGGTTTTGTGTATGTTGAAAATGGCGAACAGCTCATTATCGGCCCCGGCACGGTCATCAAGGGTGACCCCGGCACAGCCGAAAACGCCACCGCTCTGATCGTCGCCCGTGGTGGCAAGATCTATGGCGAAGGCGCGGCTGATTGCCCGATCGTTATGACTTCAATCACCGACGATGTCGACAATCCGACTGATATACCGCTCGGCGCTTCCGGCCGCGGCCTCTGGGGTTCGCTCATCGTTCTCGGTGATGCCCGCCTGAACACCGCCTCCGGTACCGCTCAGATCGAAGGCATCCCGGGTACCGAAACCCGTGGTAATTATGGTGGCACGGATGACGACGATAACTCCGGCGTTCTTCGCTATGTGTCGCTTCGTCACGGCGGTTCCATCATCGGCGCCGCTAACGAAATCAATGGTCTGACCATGGGTGGCGTTGGTCGCGGCACAGTTGTCGACCATATCGAGGCCTATCAGAATCTTGATGACGGCTTTGAGTTCTTCGGTGGCACGGTCAACGCCAAATATCTTGTCAACGCTTTCTGCGATGACGATGGCTTTGACTGGGACTTCGGATTCTCCGGAACCGGCCAATACTGGTTCACCATTAAGGATGCCAGCCTGCCGTCTTCCGGTTCGCGCGCATTTGAGATCGATGCCTGCACCTCTCCTGCGACTCCGGCCACGCCGGCTATCCTGTCGCAGCCGTACATCTCCAACGTGACGGCGATCGGTTCCGGCGCTGCTTCCGGCGAGACCGACAACGACTACGCCATCTCGTATCGTTCCGGTACTGCCGGCCGCATTTACAATTCGATCTTCGTCGATTTCGCCCAGCGCGCGATCGATCTTCCGAATGCTAGCCAGGTCTACATCGGAAACGAATTGAAACTGGTGAACAACGTCTTCAACGGTTTCAAGAACTTCACGATCGTTGACTCACTTGTGAAAGATGCCGACCAGATCGCTGATGTTGCGCCGTATTTCTCCGCCAACAATGATCTGTTTATCGACCCGAAACTTCGCGGTATCAGCCGCACGCAGAACAACGGTCTCGACCCACGCCCCGGCACAGCGTTCCCCGCTGCTACTGGCGGCATCGCGGTTCCGGGTGCCGATGATCCACAGGGGCTGATCGACGATGTCACGTACCAGGGAGCGTTTAATCCGTCTGTCACGCTGGCGAATAGCTGGCTCGGCGGCTGGACCTTCCTCTACTGCGGCGACCATCTTGGTGAGCAGGCGAACCCACCAGCAGGTTGCTGCATTGGCACCACCGGTAACGTCAACAAGAGCGTGGCTGAGACTCCGGACCTTTCGGACCTCTCACTCATGATCTCTTACCTGACCGTCACGCCCAAGCCGACCCTGCCGTGCGCGGCCGAAGCGAACGTCAATGGTTCAGTAGCGGTTGTTCCGGACTTGTCCGACTTGTCGCTGCTGATCTCTTACTTGACAGTCACTCCGAAACCGGCTCTTCCGAACTGCCCGTGA